The following proteins are encoded in a genomic region of Sphingopyxis sp. YF1:
- a CDS encoding nitronate monooxygenase family protein, with the protein MALDPELRDRLTLPAVCAPMFLISNPAMVIAACKAGIMGALPRQNARSTEMFAAWLKEIREALDAHAEANPGARIGPVAVNLATRMEPAEAAEHLDLAKRYGVDIIISAIGNPAELAARVHDAGLKIFHDVVSMRFAEKAIAAGVDGMTCVGAGGGGHSGNIGHLVLVPRIRRIFDGTLLMAGSISTGAAIRAAEILGADLAYMGTRFIATKEAAIDPAYAQMMIDGHSEDLMFTPKIAGVAANWLRPSMERLGLDPKNLPQPTVAHGRGYDHLPEGVKPWKNLWSAGQGIDLIDDVPPIAELVRRLRAEYVAACDQPSFADVARLVDRAMDAQPG; encoded by the coding sequence ATGGCCCTCGACCCCGAGCTGCGCGATCGCCTGACGCTTCCCGCGGTGTGCGCGCCGATGTTCCTGATCAGCAATCCGGCGATGGTCATCGCGGCGTGCAAGGCGGGGATCATGGGCGCGCTGCCGCGGCAGAATGCGCGCAGCACCGAGATGTTCGCAGCGTGGCTGAAGGAAATCCGCGAAGCGCTCGACGCCCATGCCGAGGCGAACCCCGGCGCGCGCATCGGCCCGGTCGCGGTCAACCTCGCCACCAGGATGGAGCCCGCCGAGGCGGCCGAGCACCTCGATCTCGCGAAGCGCTACGGCGTCGACATCATCATCAGCGCGATCGGCAATCCCGCCGAACTGGCGGCGCGCGTGCACGATGCGGGGCTGAAGATCTTTCACGACGTCGTGTCGATGCGCTTCGCCGAAAAGGCGATCGCGGCGGGGGTCGACGGAATGACCTGCGTCGGGGCGGGCGGCGGCGGCCATTCGGGCAATATCGGCCATCTGGTGCTGGTCCCGCGCATCCGCCGCATCTTCGACGGCACCCTGCTGATGGCGGGCTCGATCTCGACCGGCGCGGCGATCCGCGCGGCCGAAATACTGGGCGCCGACCTGGCCTATATGGGGACTCGCTTCATCGCCACGAAAGAGGCGGCGATCGACCCCGCCTATGCGCAGATGATGATCGACGGCCATTCGGAGGATCTGATGTTCACGCCGAAAATCGCCGGCGTCGCGGCCAACTGGCTGCGTCCGTCGATGGAGCGGCTGGGGCTCGACCCCAAGAATCTGCCGCAGCCGACGGTCGCGCACGGGCGCGGATACGACCATCTGCCCGAAGGGGTGAAGCCGTGGAAGAATCTGTGGTCGGCGGGGCAGGGGATCGACCTGATCGACGACGTGCCGCCGATCGCCGAACTCGTCCGCCGCCTGCGCGCCGAATATGTCGCGGCGTGCGATCAGCCGAGCTTTGCCGATGTCGCGCGGCTGGTCGATCGGGCGATGGATGCCCAGCCTGGCTGA
- a CDS encoding GntR family transcriptional regulator — MNRPGGILAITGANKRRRKLGEVVAERIVDEIVQRGWNEGEVLGTEADFMERFRISRATFREAVRQLEWHGAAGMRRGVYGGLVVKAPPRHAIVYAVKTYFELTKIDRALLDRTAAILRAAPRLGTDSDDNEAIGLFLEALDDRTISDLAEERMVAGSTPKLSETIALRLVQDIESAGAEPGANLGNEAELQQRYGVSRAVLREALRPLELHEIVRVKTGARGGVIIRQCDPAYTVELTATYLAYSRIPLSHLWEAQSCLEIVAIEDFTRRADAASLAALRKAFARLEQASAGHYLAAACEFHQIIADLSGNRALALFVDVALRYGVTALPRPDEAFLPQLKQLHREMIDTVESGDVPAAMALMRSMFDHSRRWIARLERDRARRAAERSG; from the coding sequence ATGAATCGTCCGGGGGGCATTTTGGCGATAACGGGCGCAAACAAGCGCAGGCGAAAACTCGGCGAGGTGGTCGCCGAACGGATCGTCGACGAGATCGTCCAGCGCGGCTGGAACGAGGGCGAGGTGCTGGGCACCGAGGCCGACTTCATGGAGCGCTTCCGCATCTCGCGCGCGACCTTTCGCGAGGCAGTGCGCCAGCTCGAATGGCACGGGGCGGCGGGCATGCGGCGCGGCGTCTATGGCGGGCTGGTGGTCAAGGCGCCGCCGCGGCACGCGATCGTCTATGCGGTCAAAACCTATTTCGAACTGACCAAGATCGACCGGGCGTTGCTCGACCGCACCGCCGCGATCCTGCGCGCCGCGCCGCGGCTTGGCACCGACAGCGACGACAATGAAGCGATCGGACTGTTCCTCGAGGCGCTCGACGACCGGACGATCAGCGACCTCGCCGAGGAACGCATGGTTGCGGGCTCCACCCCGAAGCTCAGCGAGACGATCGCGCTGCGGCTGGTGCAGGATATCGAGAGCGCCGGCGCCGAACCCGGCGCCAATCTGGGCAACGAAGCCGAACTCCAGCAGCGCTATGGCGTCAGTCGCGCGGTGCTCCGCGAAGCGCTGCGACCTCTCGAATTGCACGAGATCGTCCGGGTCAAGACCGGCGCGCGCGGCGGCGTGATCATCCGCCAGTGCGACCCCGCCTATACGGTCGAGCTGACCGCGACCTATCTCGCCTATTCGCGCATTCCGCTGTCGCATCTGTGGGAGGCGCAAAGCTGCCTCGAAATCGTAGCGATCGAGGATTTCACGCGCCGCGCCGATGCCGCATCGCTCGCGGCGCTGCGCAAGGCCTTTGCCCGGCTCGAACAGGCGTCGGCGGGCCACTATCTGGCCGCCGCGTGCGAATTCCACCAGATCATCGCCGATCTCAGCGGCAACCGCGCGCTCGCGCTCTTCGTCGACGTCGCGCTCCGCTACGGGGTGACCGCGCTGCCCCGTCCCGACGAAGCCTTCCTGCCGCAGCTCAAGCAGCTCCATCGCGAGATGATCGACACGGTCGAATCGGGCGACGTTCCGGCTGCGATGGCGCTGATGCGCTCCATGTTCGACCATTCGCGCCGCTGGATCGCGCGCCTCGAACGCGACCGCGCGCGGCGCGCGGCCGAGCGCTCAGGCTGA
- a CDS encoding acyl-CoA dehydrogenase family protein: MEFAWNESEEAYRAELHAVLATLPADWWGEYAPHGPSSPRLMEHARGFNARLAERDLIVRHWPKEYGGCDASAWQQIIISEEMWSIGEPRSSLYLGTNWAGPAIMKFGTEAQKQRWLRAIAAGELLWCQGFSEPEAGTDLGNMKTRAEPDGDGYVVNGSKIWTSYAARADVMFLLARVGGRGKGGVSCFLVPMDTPGIEARPVPGVHSSHDFHEIFFTDAHLPAEALLGEEGNGWQIVQTIIHYERIGAGRYEKAARALAHVVDVLKARGDFDDPVVRADCAVALAAVEAARLQTYLVIDGRAKDKEPGAETYLARWAMIQADHAVANLSSTYLPDRLVDGADGHLRAQFNSAITAGIAAGAAEVQLNMISGRHLGLPRGN, from the coding sequence GTGGAATTCGCGTGGAACGAATCGGAGGAGGCGTATCGCGCCGAACTCCACGCCGTGCTGGCGACGCTGCCCGCCGACTGGTGGGGCGAATATGCGCCCCATGGACCATCGAGCCCCCGGCTGATGGAGCATGCCCGCGGCTTCAACGCGCGGCTGGCCGAACGCGACCTGATCGTGCGGCACTGGCCGAAGGAATATGGCGGCTGCGACGCGAGCGCGTGGCAGCAGATCATCATCAGCGAGGAGATGTGGTCGATCGGCGAACCGCGCTCGTCGCTCTATCTGGGCACCAACTGGGCCGGACCGGCGATCATGAAGTTCGGGACCGAGGCGCAGAAGCAGCGCTGGCTTCGCGCGATCGCTGCCGGCGAGCTTTTGTGGTGCCAGGGGTTTTCGGAACCCGAGGCAGGCACCGACCTTGGCAATATGAAGACGCGCGCCGAACCCGATGGCGACGGCTATGTCGTCAACGGGTCGAAGATCTGGACCAGCTATGCTGCGCGCGCCGATGTCATGTTCCTGCTCGCGCGCGTCGGCGGCAGGGGCAAGGGCGGGGTCAGCTGTTTCCTCGTGCCGATGGACACGCCGGGCATCGAGGCGCGCCCGGTGCCCGGCGTGCATTCGAGCCATGATTTCCACGAAATCTTCTTCACCGACGCGCACCTGCCCGCGGAGGCGCTGCTCGGCGAGGAAGGCAATGGCTGGCAGATCGTCCAGACGATCATCCATTATGAGCGGATCGGCGCGGGGCGGTACGAAAAGGCGGCGCGCGCGCTTGCCCATGTCGTCGACGTGCTGAAGGCGCGCGGCGATTTCGACGATCCGGTGGTGCGCGCCGATTGTGCGGTCGCGCTCGCGGCGGTCGAGGCCGCGCGCCTCCAGACCTATCTGGTCATCGACGGACGGGCCAAGGACAAGGAGCCCGGAGCCGAAACCTATCTCGCGCGCTGGGCGATGATCCAGGCCGATCACGCCGTCGCCAACCTGAGTTCGACCTATCTGCCCGACCGGCTCGTCGATGGCGCCGACGGCCATCTGCGCGCGCAGTTCAATTCTGCGATCACCGCCGGAATCGCGGCCGGCGCGGCGGAGGTGCAGCTCAACATGATCTCGGGCCGCCACCTCGGCCTGCCGCGGGGGAATTGA
- a CDS encoding SDR family oxidoreductase: MSERLADKVVLVTGAAGGIGSAVVRRFAAAGARVVATDLDAEGLDRLAAEVLGVRSHAADITDADGVAMLFAAMDDAFGRIDILVNNAGIGGPRTQRLHEVALEDFDRVMAANLRAPLAMTQAALSRMVAQGGGAIVNLASPAGFHAVPRVGAYSISKAAMIMLTKQTAKEYAADGIRCNAVAPGVTRTPILDDLPDAHLSQIVAMIPQGRIAEPCEIAAMVAYLASDDASYVNGSIVMVDGAAGS; the protein is encoded by the coding sequence GTGAGCGAGCGGTTGGCGGACAAGGTTGTGCTGGTGACCGGCGCCGCCGGCGGCATCGGCAGCGCGGTGGTGCGGCGCTTCGCCGCCGCGGGCGCGCGGGTTGTCGCCACCGATCTCGATGCGGAGGGGCTCGACCGCCTGGCGGCCGAGGTGCTGGGCGTGCGAAGCCATGCCGCGGACATCACCGACGCGGACGGCGTGGCGATGTTGTTCGCGGCGATGGACGACGCCTTTGGCCGGATCGACATATTGGTCAACAACGCCGGGATCGGCGGACCCCGCACGCAGCGGCTGCACGAGGTGGCGCTCGAGGATTTCGACAGGGTGATGGCCGCGAACCTGCGCGCGCCGCTGGCGATGACGCAGGCCGCGTTGTCGCGCATGGTCGCGCAGGGCGGCGGGGCGATCGTCAATCTTGCCTCGCCCGCGGGTTTTCATGCGGTCCCGCGCGTCGGCGCCTACAGCATCTCCAAGGCCGCGATGATCATGCTGACGAAACAGACGGCAAAGGAATATGCCGCCGATGGCATCCGCTGCAACGCGGTGGCTCCGGGGGTCACGCGCACCCCGATCCTCGACGATCTGCCCGACGCGCATCTGAGCCAGATCGTTGCGATGATCCCGCAGGGACGCATCGCCGAGCCGTGCGAGATCGCGGCGATGGTCGCCTATCTGGCGAGCGACGATGCAAGTTACGTCAATGGTTCGATCGTGATGGTCGACGGCGCGGCGGGGAGCTGA
- a CDS encoding SDR family NAD(P)-dependent oxidoreductase, producing the protein MKVDLTGKSALVTGGGRGIGRVIATQLVQNGARVTIATRTEASGAAVRDELRAMGGEVELVALDLSTRAACDAAVEAAADAFGGLDIVVHNSGIFPFTPFEKLEDDEFDAVMRTNLYSFMWLSRAALPHIKAGGNGRIVGISSLIGNHAWLAGLDAYAASKGGMNGIARNLALEFAKHSATVNIIEPGLVIDDRSPRMDDVTRDKIVPNIPMQRAGLPSDIANAVLFFCSPTSQFVTGQALIVDGGHMLPDMSSYAMSARL; encoded by the coding sequence ATGAAGGTTGATCTGACGGGCAAGAGTGCGCTGGTCACCGGCGGCGGGCGCGGCATCGGCCGCGTCATCGCGACGCAGCTGGTGCAAAATGGCGCGCGCGTCACGATCGCCACGCGCACCGAGGCGAGCGGGGCAGCGGTGCGTGACGAATTGCGCGCGATGGGGGGCGAGGTCGAACTGGTCGCGCTCGACCTGTCGACGCGCGCGGCGTGCGATGCGGCGGTCGAGGCCGCCGCGGACGCCTTCGGCGGCCTCGACATCGTTGTCCACAACAGCGGAATCTTTCCGTTCACGCCGTTCGAGAAGCTGGAAGATGACGAGTTCGACGCCGTGATGCGGACCAATCTCTACAGCTTCATGTGGCTCAGCCGCGCGGCGCTCCCCCATATCAAGGCCGGTGGCAACGGGCGGATCGTCGGCATCTCGTCGCTGATCGGCAACCATGCCTGGCTCGCCGGGCTCGACGCCTATGCCGCTTCGAAAGGCGGGATGAACGGGATTGCGCGCAATCTCGCGCTCGAGTTTGCCAAGCATAGCGCGACGGTCAACATCATCGAGCCGGGGCTGGTGATCGACGACCGCAGTCCGCGCATGGACGATGTCACGCGCGACAAGATCGTTCCGAACATTCCGATGCAGCGCGCCGGCCTGCCGAGCGATATCGCCAATGCGGTGCTGTTCTTCTGTTCGCCGACGTCGCAGTTCGTGACCGGGCAGGCGCTGATCGTCGATGGCGGCCATATGCTGCCCGACATGTCGAGCTACGCGATGAGCGCGCGGCTGTGA
- a CDS encoding thioesterase family protein, protein MASPAIVPVLRHLFERDGAVYTPTALATGPWDRRLQSGVVLNALIAHEIERTPSPVPMVTSRLLLDIMKPTLMAPVTAQVTVVREGKRLQLLDVELEQEGAVTARASALRVRVGASPATDAPCHALPPPGLPSLNGARSPMRDIIETRLEAGGLEALGPGVVWTRVDGEIVPGTPISPFVQLAMAADFGSGTSSFVDWREWSFANVDISLHLTRMPEGEWVRLAAETGSAGNGIAVVHSRLADERGEIGHAHQTLFLDRRPKA, encoded by the coding sequence ATGGCTTCCCCCGCGATCGTGCCCGTCTTGCGGCACCTCTTCGAGCGCGACGGCGCCGTCTACACCCCGACCGCGCTCGCGACCGGGCCGTGGGACCGGCGCCTGCAGAGCGGCGTCGTGCTCAATGCGCTGATCGCGCACGAGATCGAACGCACGCCGAGCCCCGTCCCGATGGTGACGAGCCGCCTGCTGCTCGACATCATGAAGCCGACGCTGATGGCGCCGGTTACGGCGCAAGTGACGGTGGTGCGCGAGGGCAAGCGGCTGCAACTGCTCGACGTCGAACTGGAGCAGGAGGGAGCGGTTACCGCGCGCGCGTCGGCCTTGCGCGTCCGGGTGGGAGCCTCGCCCGCGACCGACGCGCCGTGCCATGCGCTGCCGCCACCGGGCCTGCCGAGCCTCAACGGCGCGCGATCGCCGATGCGCGACATCATCGAGACGCGGCTCGAAGCGGGCGGGCTGGAGGCGCTCGGCCCCGGGGTCGTCTGGACGCGCGTCGACGGAGAGATCGTGCCGGGCACCCCCATCTCGCCCTTCGTCCAGCTCGCAATGGCGGCCGATTTCGGCAGCGGAACGTCGAGTTTCGTCGACTGGCGCGAATGGAGCTTCGCCAATGTCGATATCAGCCTGCACCTGACGCGCATGCCCGAAGGCGAATGGGTCCGTCTCGCCGCTGAAACGGGCAGCGCGGGCAACGGCATTGCCGTCGTCCACTCGCGGCTCGCCGACGAACGCGGCGAGATCGGCCATGCGCACCAGACCCTTTTTCTCGACCGGAGACCAAAAGCATGA
- a CDS encoding acyl-CoA dehydrogenase family protein, with translation MDFDFSADQHALAEAIGRIVADHRDLPRTGNVVEPRAFHPATEMEMTLARAGFFDIALEPGCGALEAAILVYETGLSPLVLETGASALIAPLLTGEMLPRPVAVARLADLTRGVRFLSEARTLLVDLGDDVAVVDIAGHAVVPLAGAYAYPLGKFAAAPDLSGAQRLGAEKADELRRLWRIALALDIAAAMQAATDFTTGYVKQRHVFGRPVGSFQAVQHRLAADAEKCRGTYWLAMKAAWSGSPLDAAIAALHAQRAIAQVNYDTHQFNGALGMTLEHALHLWTFRLRWLVGEMGGYRTQAADVAALAWPDAPRKAG, from the coding sequence ATGGATTTCGACTTCTCCGCCGACCAGCATGCGCTTGCCGAGGCGATCGGCCGCATCGTTGCCGATCACCGCGACCTGCCGCGGACCGGCAATGTGGTCGAGCCGCGCGCCTTTCACCCCGCGACAGAAATGGAGATGACGCTGGCGCGCGCCGGCTTCTTCGATATCGCGCTGGAGCCGGGGTGCGGCGCGCTGGAGGCGGCGATCCTCGTATATGAGACGGGGCTTTCGCCACTGGTGCTGGAGACCGGCGCGTCGGCGCTGATCGCACCGCTGCTGACCGGCGAGATGCTGCCGCGCCCGGTTGCGGTCGCGCGGCTCGCCGACCTGACGCGCGGCGTGCGTTTCCTGAGCGAAGCGCGGACGCTGCTCGTCGATCTGGGCGACGATGTCGCGGTGGTCGATATAGCGGGGCACGCCGTGGTGCCGCTGGCCGGCGCCTATGCCTATCCGCTCGGCAAGTTCGCCGCGGCGCCCGATCTGTCGGGCGCGCAGCGGCTGGGCGCCGAAAAGGCCGATGAACTGCGCCGCCTGTGGCGCATCGCGCTCGCGCTCGACATTGCCGCGGCGATGCAGGCGGCGACCGATTTCACCACCGGCTATGTCAAGCAGCGACATGTCTTCGGGCGCCCCGTCGGGTCGTTCCAGGCGGTCCAGCATCGCCTCGCCGCCGATGCCGAAAAATGCCGCGGCACTTATTGGCTGGCGATGAAGGCGGCGTGGAGCGGCAGCCCGCTCGATGCCGCGATCGCGGCGCTGCACGCGCAGCGCGCGATCGCGCAGGTCAATTATGACACGCATCAGTTCAACGGTGCGCTCGGCATGACGCTCGAGCATGCCCTGCACCTCTGGACCTTTCGCCTGCGCTGGCTGGTTGGCGAGATGGGAGGATACCGGACGCAGGCGGCCGATGTCGCGGCGCTGGCCTGGCCCGATGCGCCGCGGAAGGCGGGCTGA
- a CDS encoding SDR family NAD(P)-dependent oxidoreductase, with product MTRITSPFGWSSTAAAVAAGHDLTGKRAIVTGATSGLGVETARVLASRGAELILAVRDTAAAGALAEEIAAVGGKVRVAALDLADLRSVEAFVAAYDGAPLHLLINNAGIMACPLMRTAQGFEMQLGVNHIGHFHLTRLLLPALRAARGARVVAVASSGHHWSDFDFDDPNFEQTAYDPLAAYGRSKTANALFALELDRRCAGDGIRSFSLMPGGIHTALGRHMTEEIRSRLGIDPAQASQYRWKTVEQGSAMTIWAALGRELDGAGGLYLEDCNEALPAEEGKRVGVKPWARDAASAERLWTWTEAAIAATKGKDSI from the coding sequence ATGACCCGCATTACCTCGCCTTTCGGATGGAGTTCGACCGCCGCCGCGGTCGCCGCGGGTCATGACCTGACCGGCAAGCGCGCCATCGTCACCGGCGCGACGAGCGGGCTGGGCGTGGAAACCGCGCGCGTGCTCGCTTCGCGAGGCGCCGAACTGATCCTTGCGGTGCGCGATACCGCTGCCGCCGGAGCGCTCGCCGAAGAGATTGCGGCGGTGGGCGGCAAGGTACGGGTGGCGGCGCTCGATCTTGCCGATCTGCGTTCGGTCGAGGCATTTGTCGCAGCCTATGACGGCGCGCCGCTGCACCTGCTGATCAACAATGCCGGAATCATGGCGTGCCCGCTGATGCGCACCGCGCAGGGTTTCGAAATGCAGCTGGGTGTCAATCATATCGGCCATTTCCACCTGACCAGACTGCTCCTGCCCGCGCTCAGGGCGGCGAGGGGCGCCCGTGTCGTCGCGGTCGCTTCGAGCGGGCATCACTGGAGCGATTTCGATTTCGACGACCCCAATTTCGAGCAAACCGCCTATGATCCGCTCGCCGCCTATGGCCGGTCCAAGACCGCCAATGCGCTGTTCGCGCTCGAACTCGACCGCCGTTGCGCGGGCGACGGCATCCGCTCCTTTTCGCTGATGCCGGGCGGTATCCACACCGCGCTGGGGCGCCACATGACCGAGGAGATCCGCTCGCGGCTCGGCATCGATCCGGCGCAGGCGAGCCAGTATCGATGGAAGACGGTCGAACAGGGCAGCGCGATGACGATCTGGGCTGCGCTCGGGCGCGAACTCGACGGCGCGGGCGGGCTCTATCTGGAGGATTGCAACGAGGCGCTGCCGGCCGAAGAGGGCAAGCGCGTCGGCGTCAAGCCGTGGGCGCGCGATGCCGCGTCGGCCGAGCGACTCTGGACGTGGACCGAAGCGGCCATTGCGGCGACCAAAGGAAAGGACAGCATATGA
- a CDS encoding phytanoyl-CoA dioxygenase family protein: MAVESIFMPDARDLDVLSVRPVRELESCNHLLDDHTALMRFHDEEGYILLRDVLDPASVKAAREAMFAVMERHGLIEPGATEPVWTGTPSPGGMEESTEFSGIARRLIENPVNMRLMEKILGEPACIIPIVQYRAYPPGGSITGVHQDGFFSPGIRNYKPVWTPLTNCEREVGGLMLAVRQCNRGFFHNLAKTPSPIPEGVIPDDSWATTDYFPGDVLILNPCTPHASMPNTSNRCRVTIDTRVQSAADPRVLLADIVAADTDSIHVRTTDGAERRFTVDDETFIRIEHPGVRQKRADYVPSAAPGKRIVVVFDGDHAETLRRASEN; this comes from the coding sequence ATGGCCGTGGAATCGATCTTCATGCCCGATGCGCGGGATCTCGACGTGCTGAGCGTCAGACCGGTGCGCGAGCTCGAATCCTGCAATCATCTGCTGGACGACCACACCGCGCTGATGCGGTTCCACGACGAGGAGGGCTATATCCTGCTGCGCGACGTGCTCGACCCCGCTTCGGTCAAGGCAGCCCGGGAGGCGATGTTCGCGGTGATGGAGCGTCACGGGCTGATCGAGCCCGGCGCGACCGAGCCCGTCTGGACGGGCACGCCGTCGCCCGGCGGCATGGAGGAAAGCACGGAATTTTCGGGTATTGCGCGGCGTCTGATCGAAAATCCGGTGAACATGCGGCTGATGGAGAAGATTCTCGGCGAACCCGCGTGCATCATCCCGATCGTGCAGTATCGCGCCTATCCGCCGGGCGGCTCGATCACCGGCGTGCACCAGGACGGTTTCTTCAGCCCCGGCATCCGGAATTACAAGCCGGTGTGGACCCCGCTGACCAATTGCGAGCGCGAAGTCGGCGGGCTGATGCTCGCTGTGCGCCAGTGCAACCGCGGCTTTTTCCACAATCTCGCCAAGACGCCGAGTCCGATCCCCGAAGGCGTCATTCCCGACGACAGCTGGGCGACCACCGACTATTTTCCCGGCGACGTGCTGATCCTCAACCCCTGTACGCCGCACGCCAGCATGCCGAACACCTCGAACCGCTGCCGCGTGACGATCGACACGCGCGTGCAGTCGGCCGCCGACCCTCGCGTCCTGCTCGCCGACATCGTCGCGGCCGATACCGACAGCATCCATGTCCGCACGACCGACGGCGCCGAGCGCCGTTTCACGGTCGACGACGAAACCTTCATCCGCATCGAGCACCCCGGCGTGCGCCAGAAACGCGCCGATTATGTGCCGAGCGCGGCACCGGGCAAGCGCATCGTCGTCGTCTTCGACGGCGACCACGCCGAAACGCTGCGCCGGGCGTCGGAAAACTGA
- a CDS encoding helix-turn-helix domain-containing protein has product MSFVAAVVTSPGYVAPLGAMIDAHARLGEVFATNPALGDYARMQTGLRLLAAAGERIELVGGRVLPADAPLAGADAPRLVFLPSFQLPDPDAFEALMPAFAPLHAWLCDRRREGVEIGACGASVLHLAAAGLLDGRPCAAGPRLVGAMRRLFPRVIVDTGNVICRADNVWTCSRDAESAALVARLFAEAFSITLGRSLAAREPPGALAGPLAAETDPFVARAQLWIRDRFTRRFRIGDLARDLGVSHQSLIRRFRAAGSATPREFVQRTRVDAATAMLAETRRSVGEIAQLVGYADVASFRRVFAAATGVSPSAYRRAQRAERRPGA; this is encoded by the coding sequence ATGTCCTTTGTTGCGGCGGTCGTGACCTCGCCCGGCTATGTCGCCCCGCTCGGCGCGATGATCGATGCGCACGCGCGGCTCGGGGAAGTGTTCGCGACCAATCCGGCGCTCGGCGACTATGCGCGGATGCAGACCGGGTTGCGGCTGCTCGCAGCGGCGGGCGAGCGGATCGAACTGGTCGGCGGACGCGTGCTGCCCGCCGACGCGCCGCTCGCCGGGGCCGATGCTCCGCGACTGGTCTTCCTGCCTTCCTTCCAGCTGCCCGATCCCGATGCGTTCGAAGCGCTGATGCCGGCCTTTGCGCCGCTCCATGCCTGGCTTTGCGACCGCCGGCGCGAGGGGGTGGAGATCGGGGCCTGCGGTGCGAGCGTGCTGCACCTCGCCGCCGCCGGGCTGCTCGACGGGCGCCCCTGTGCTGCCGGCCCGCGGCTGGTCGGGGCGATGCGGCGCCTGTTCCCGCGCGTCATCGTCGATACCGGCAATGTGATCTGCCGCGCCGACAATGTGTGGACGTGCAGCCGCGACGCCGAAAGTGCCGCGCTTGTCGCGCGGCTGTTCGCCGAGGCGTTTTCGATCACGCTCGGCCGCAGTCTCGCCGCGCGCGAACCGCCCGGTGCGCTCGCCGGCCCGCTGGCGGCGGAAACCGATCCCTTCGTCGCCCGCGCGCAATTGTGGATCCGCGATCGCTTTACGCGGCGGTTCCGCATCGGCGATCTCGCGCGCGACCTGGGGGTCAGCCACCAGTCCCTCATCCGCCGGTTCCGGGCGGCGGGGTCGGCGACGCCGCGCGAGTTCGTCCAGCGCACCCGGGTCGACGCCGCGACGGCGATGCTCGCCGAAACCCGCCGTTCGGTGGGGGAGATTGCGCAACTGGTCGGTTATGCCGACGTTGCATCCTTTCGCCGCGTGTTTGCCGCGGCGACGGGGGTTTCGCCGAGCGCCTATCGCCGCGCGCAGCGGGCAGAACGCCGCCCCGGCGCTTGA